A single Methylobacterium sp. 17Sr1-1 DNA region contains:
- a CDS encoding LysR family transcriptional regulator codes for MDKRSGLSASVQVADSGFYAGAARALGITPFAAGKTIVRLEEQLEIRLFHRNTRTITLAAEGARFPDRCGVIMDAVAVAERELAMSRRDLRGKLRVGVPLVNRLRSRVLLSFTTAPAWSPSSDALGDRHRDTD; via the coding sequence CCGTTCAGGTTGCCGATTCAGGCTTCTATGCGGGCGCCGCGCGGGCACTCGGGATCACCCCGTTCGCCGCCGGCAAGACGATCGTGCGGTTGGAGGAGCAGCTCGAGATCCGGCTCTTCCATCGCAATACACGCACCATCACTCTCGCGGCCGAGGGAGCTCGATTTCCCGATCGATGCGGCGTCATCATGGACGCCGTCGCCGTGGCCGAACGCGAGCTCGCGATGTCGCGCCGCGACTTGCGAGGCAAGCTTCGCGTCGGCGTTCCTCTGGTAAACCGGCTTCGGAGCCGGGTGCTGCTGTCCTTCACGACGGCGCCAGCGTGGTCGCCAAGCTCGGACGCTCTCGGTGACCGACATCGCGACACGGACTGA